In the Phycisphaerales bacterium genome, CACATTCCAAGTCGAGAATTTACATGCTGGCTCAAAACTGTCCATTGCGATTCCCACAAAATCACCACTCGGGCCGCTGGAGTTTCAATCAAATGGCCGCCTGATAGGCATGAAAAATCATCGAATACTGCAGGTTGATAACGGGGACCCTGTTGAGGTCACCACGTTCATTAAGCCGCCTCAGGTAGAAAAGGCCCCACCACAAACCCAAGAAGAAGATGAAGTCCCTTTCTTCCTTGCACCCTAACTCTCAATGAATAATGGTGAAATGTGAAAATGACAAAACAACTGCCACTCGTACTCTTGGCCATTGTTCTTTTTTCAAGCGGCGTGCATGGACAACAACCATCTGAACATACGCAGCCAGGCCTTTCAATCCGTGTTTATGAAATTGGCCACCAGATGGATAAATTGCGAGCTCTTGTCCCAGGCCAAACGCCGAATGTCTCTCGTATTGTTGATTCGCTTGACTACCGTGGCGAAGATGGGCCGTTTGAAGGCTATGAAGATCACTTTCTCATCATTGCAGATGGTTTCTTGATCATTGATAAGCCAGGTCAATATGGATTTGAACTTGCCAGTGATGATGGAGCAGCACTTTTTCTCAATGGGCGCAAGATCATTGACAATGATTTTGAACATGCAACCGAAGTGAAACGGGTTGATGTTGAACTTGAGAAGGGTATGCATGAGATTTTGGTTCGGTACTTTCAAAGTACTGGAGGCAAAGATCTGTGGCTCAGTTGGAGGCCACCAGGTGAAACTGATTTTGAGGTTATTCCTTCGACTGCACTACGTGCGCCGGCTGGGGAAGTGCGCGTCACATCGCCCGGCAGAAAACGGCTTATAGAATCACTGGGTAGAGGCCGCCCGGGTGACCTGCAGCCACTTACAGGCGTGCACCCAAGCTATGACATTGTTTCTGTTCGCCCCAAGAACCTCACGCCAAAAGTTGGGGGTATTGACTGGCTATCTGATGGGCGAATGGTGATATGCACCTGGGATCCAGATGGGGCTGTTTACTTACTTGATGGTGTGACCGCGGATAATTCTCAAGACATCTCCTTTAAAAAAATCGCTTCAGGGCTGGCTGAACCGCTTGGCTTATCTGTGGTCGATGACCGTATCTTTGTGTTGCAAAAACAAGAGCTCACAGAGCTGAGTGATACAAACGGTGATGACATCATCGACGACTATTGGACAACATGTAGCGGCTGGCCAGTCTCCGCTAACTTCCATGAGTTTGCCTTTGGTCTCGTTCCAGATGGACGCGACTTCATTGCAACACTCGCTATTGCAATTGATCCCGGTGGGCGCAGCACCCAACCTCAGGCACCAGACCGCGGAACAGCTGTCCGGCTTCAGCGTAATGGAAACTACAAGGTTGTTGCCGAAGGACTGCGTACGCCCAATGGGCTTGGCCGTGGCTCTGGGCAGAACATTTATATCGCAGACAACCAAGGTGACTGGGTACCTGTGTCTAAGATTGTCAAACTAGAAGATGGCGCCTTTTATGGTTCACAGGCTGTACTTGGTGACGCTGCTGCTCACCGTGAAGTGTCGCCGCCGGTTGTTTGGTTACCTCAGGGCGAGATTGGCAACTCGCCAACCGAAATAATCTTGATACCGAATGGTCCGTACGCAGGACAAATGGCGCATGGTGATGTCACCCATGGTGGTCTTAAGCGTGTTTTTGTAGAACAGATTGGTGATGTTGAACAAGGTGCTGTGTTTCGATTTACACAAGGCCTTGAGGGCGGCTCAAACCGCGTGAGTGTTGGCCCCGATGGCGGCATCTATGTGGGCGGCATTGGCTCAACCGGTAACTGGGGGCAAGAAGGTAAGAAGTGGTATGGCCTCGACCGTTTGCGATCAAATGACACCATCGCTTTTGAGATGTTAGCGGTTCGGGCGATGTCTAATGGATTGGAGCTTGAGTTCACGGAACCGATTGCAGAATTCGTCGGTGACTCACCACAACACTATGTTGCAACACAGTATCGGTATGAGCCAACTGAAGAATACGGTGGGCCAAAGATTGACGAACGCCTTTTACCTATCAAGTCTGCCAATGTTTCAGAGGATCGACGCAAAGTATTCATCGAGCTTGATGAGATGGAAGCTGGCTCGGTCATCCACATGCGATTGGTTGGGCCTTGGAAAAGCAATGGTGACAAAGAACCTTGGACAACTGAAGCTTGGTACACAATGAATAAGATTCCAGAAGACCGCAGTGGGCATGTACAGGCAAACAACACTGGTGACACGATGAATCAACTTACTGAACGTGAGCAGGCTGAGGGTTGGAAACTTCTTTTTGATGGACACACCACAAAAGGATGGCGCGGCTACCAGAGTCAAGAAATGCCTGGTGGTTGGACCGTTGAGGATGGCACCTTGGTGCTGACTGGTTCGGGTGGTGATATTGTTACAGAAGAGGTTTTTGGAAACTTTGAGCTCAGTGTTGATTGGATGGTCGAACCTGGTGGCAACAGCGGTATCTTCTACCGAGGGAAGGAAACCGAGCCAGCGATTTACTTCACTGCACCGGAAATGCAAGTACTCGATAACCAACGTCATACCGATGGAGAGAATCCTCTAACATCAGCTGGATCTGCATATGGACTATATGCGCCTCAATGGGATCACTCTTATCCTGCAGGTGCATGGAACCGAGCTCGAATTGTTGTGCAAGGTGGCAATGTTGAACATTGGCTCAATGGCGAAAAGCTACTCGCATTTGATATGAAGTCAGAGGAGTTTGCGAACCTTAAAGCCAACAGTAAATTCAAAGACTGGAGCAACTTTGCAGTGGCTGATGAAGGGCACATTGCCCTGCAAGATCACGGTGATCGTGTGGCGTATCGCAATATTAAGCTTCGGCCTCTGCCAGCAAAATAAGTTCCGCTCTCTCTCACAGAACCACCGCTCTCACTGTTCAAGCTGAGGTATGACCAGATAAAAAAACGGCCCCCTTGTGGTGACCGTTTCCACCCCTACTCTTCTCCCTCTCTCCCAAAAAAGGAGACGGCGTTGCAGGCAAAAAGGCTGTTGCCAGAGCCCGTAAGCTTAGGCATCGGACGCCAATTTTCACCTGAACTTCCTTGATACTACTAACTTATGAATTCTAAACAAGCTCAAAATAATGTTGTATTCAAAGGGGCCTCGGTAATGGGCTGTGAAGTGAACTACTGGCATTAATCGCCATAATCAGGCACACTAGGACCCATGATCATGAGACCTCAGCATAAAAAATATAGCTCAGTGGCGATTTTTGCAGGCTTGGCCATCTGGTCCACAACAGGGTTTCTAACCAGCTGTGGCCCACCATCACCTGAGCTCGCGGCAGAAGCTTCTGTCGATGACGGGCCATGGGGACCCGATTCACAAGACAATGTTGATTTTGTCGACCCTGCGAGTGTTGAGTCGACTTGGGGAACGGAAGTAGCTGGAGACTAGCCTGAAGGTCTGTTTTGGTTGATAAATGTATTTGCAAAGACCCTCAAGCGCCGACGAAACTGGAGTTGATCCGGTTCCAGAAGTAGAGCCTCGGACTACAAGAATGCCTTAGCCAGGAGAACAGATATGTATGGAATCGTTGGCCTGATCTTATGGATCATCATCTTCATTATTCTCATAAACTTTTTAGAGATTGGCTTCTATGGATACGGTGGTTTTGCACTGGTCGCCATCATCCTGCTGCTTATCATCCTCTTGGCTTGGGGCGATGACTAAATCAGCCTTTCGGCCGCGTGGCCTCATTTTTATCTAGAATAAAACCCTGGTGACCCTTACCAGGACCATTGTCATGTGACTTGGCAGAACTGATCCTCGTGATCATTGCCGTGACATGTGTTGATGCCTATTCTGTTCTGAAACCGGCCGAGTACCCAAGTGGACTAAGGGGACGGATTGCAAATCCGTTATCCGTGGGTTCGAATCCCACCTCGGCCTTTTTACCGCACCCACCTTCTGAGGCAAACCCCCTATGCCTTTAATGAAACGCCAACTTGCTCTACTGACTGTCGCAACAGTGAGCATTTGTAGTGGCATGGCCGTGAGTGTTTATCAAACTGAAACAGATGCCGACTCACCCTCACGTCGAACACTCCTTCCAGAAGGATCTGAGCTACTCCGTGTTGTTGGCACAATGGTAAACAAAGGCCCTGGCACCCCCTTGGAATTTTTGGTGCCCAGCGAAAATCCAGAGCACCCAGATTTTCGTTTTACGCTTTTGCCCAGTCGTACGCTCCAGGAGATGGAAGCTGTTACCAAAGAGCATCCAGATGAACTTATTCAATTTGTGATGTCTGGTGATCTCTACGCCTATCGGAATAAAAACTACTTACATCCAAGGCACGCCGCTTATCGCCTTGAAGATTCAACCGCCAAAACAACGACGCCAAAAAATACAGAAGGCGCCCCCGAAGAACCTATTGACCAAACTTTGAGCAATAGAGAATCCCCACCAGATGGACAAGACTCCATTGATGATCTCTTAGCTAAGTTTGAGCAGCGCACCGGAACACTCACCCGCAGTCTGAATCGAGATCAGACAGAAGAAACCACAGAGGCTGCGATTCCCGAAGGGAGCCTCATGCACATGCGTCGAGGCCGGTTAACGCGCGACGATGATGGTGCTTGGATGTTTCTTTTTGATGCCGATGCAGAGGGCTTAGCCGATCCGCCAGTGACCCTCTTGCCCACGCAAACACTTCAAGAATTGGAAGGTAGTATCGAGCAAACCGGCACTGCCTCGCCGCTCCTATTGAGCGGCGAGATCCTGCTCTATCGCAATCAGCGTTTTTTGATCCCGACGCTCTTTCGGGAACCGAAACAGCGCACATTTCTTGTTCCTTGATCGCGCCAGGTGACGTATCACTCAGCTTCGATAGCGGTGACCGACTCAATATGTATTGGTTCCATTGGTCGATCTTGATGATCTGTATCTACTGCACCGATCACACGAACGACTTCGATTCCATCAACAACTTGTCCAAATGCCGTATAGCTACCATCAAGATGCTGGCAATGCTCCCGCCCCAGACAAACAAAGAACTGACTTCCCGCAGAGTTCGGATCACTTGATCGTGCCATTGAGAGTGTGCCCTCAACATGCTCTCGATCATTGAACTCAGCATCAATTGTCCAACCAGGCCCACCAGTGCCCGTTCCACTAGGACAGCCTCCTTGGATCATGAAGTTGGAAATAATACGGTGGAATATCAGATCGTTATAAAAACCGTCATTGGTAAGTTTTAAAAAGTTGTCAACATGACCGGGGGCAACGTCATTCCAAAGTTCAATTGTAATGTCACCCTTATCAGTTTTGATTAACGCTTGCGGATACGCTGTCATCGTTTTCTCTCTTTCAGTTCAGTTTATTCTTCTGGGATTGGTTTTGAAATTGGCTTGCGAATGATGCCTGGTTCACGGGCTGGCGAATCAATAAGGACTGCATCCAAAATCATTGGTGGTGTCTCAGGACGACCCGTTGCCGGATCTTCAAGGTTCGTCTTGCTGATTGACACAATGACATTGCCACCCTGGACTGCCTCGCCAAATGAAGCATATTGGCCATCAAGTCGAGCGGTTCCTTCACGAGATAGGCAGATAAAGATTTGGCTTCCCGCAGAATCAGGTTCATCTGCTCTTGCCATTGAGATCACCCCAAAATCATGGGGTAAGGTGCTCGGTTCAATTGGTAGCCAGTAGCCCGGACCACCCTCCCCGGTTCCGGTAGGATCGCCAGCTTGGATAACGAACCCGTGACCATCGCGCGTCAGTGGAACAATGCGATGGAATGGAATCAAGCGGTAGAACCCTCCATCGACAAGTTGGCGAAAATTCCAACTCGTGTTGGGCGCTGCATCGGGACGCAGTTGCAGAACAATCTCTCCCTCGCTTGTATTGAGTTTGACATCCCGCTCTGGATATATTCTCAATCCACTGATCATTGCTCCGGTCGATGTCGTGCCCTTCTCTGAATCAGCTTGGCCACCAACAGGGTCATTGTTCTCTTCGGTTTCTGACGAACCAGAATCAGTAGCGGCTTCGTCTTTCCATTGGTCAATCCGCTGATAGGACGTTTCACCATCTGGCCGAAGCTGCTTGGTGACCTGTGGAACCATGCGCGATCGCAATGGCTCCAGAACGAGAGGTGATCCAGAGGCTTGTCCGTTAATGATCAGCTGTAGATAGGCCGCTCGTTCAAGAGCCCAAACCTCGGGCATCTCCTTTGAGATATCCATACGATCCGACTGAATCGGCATTGGCCCAGAGATAAGCGATCCATCCCCATTAAGAAGGACAAGTTCACTTCCGGTCGGTGCAGTCATCTGCACGATGACAGGCCGATCTAAGCCGTTGTAAAGGCGTTCAGCAACCAGTGGCTGAGCAAGGGTGCTCAAGTATGTAAAAACCAGTGCAATTGAAATAGACATTTGGAGGACCTTTTGTCAGATACGGAAGATCCGTATCCTAGTCCCAATAACGCATCCGGCCACCCGCCGAGCCCGCATTCTTGCGACTGCGGATGATGTGGGCCCCTGGCGGGCGTCCCCGCCATCCATAGGTCAGCGGCAGGCCGAGGCAAACGGTGCTTGGCGATATGATGCTGGCTATGACTGCTGTAAAAACCACACAATTGATGGTTGGCATGGAAATCCATGTTGAGTTGGCAACCCGAACCAAAATGTTCTCGAGATCGGCCAATCTGGCACACCCCGATTATTACGGAGCTGATCCCAACACGCTCCTTGACCCAGTCGTCGCGGGGCTGCCTGGCGCCTTACCCGTCATGAACCGAAGAGCTGTTGAGATGTCCATGATGGTCGGCAAGGCACTTGATTGTGAGATCTCCACAATCAGCAAATGGGATCGAAAAAACTACTTCTATCCTGATCTACCCAAGGGATATCAGATCAGTCAATTCGATCAGCCACTGTGTCTCAATGGCCACCTGGAAATGACTCGCTCCGACGGAAGCTTGAAACGTGTTGGAATCATTCGTGCTCACCTTGAAGAAGACACCGGCAAACTAGGGCACGAAACACCTGATGGTGTAAAACACGATGGTTCCCTCGTTGATCTCAATAGAGCAGGGACACCACTACTAGAAATTGTTACGGAACCAGATCTCACCTCTGCTGATGATGCTGTGTTGTTCGCTCAGGAGCTACGAAACATCTGTTGTTTTCTGGGAGTCACTGGTGGAATAATGCAGCGTGGACACATGCGATTTGAGCCAAACATTAATGTCATTATTACAACGGATGATGGTATTGAGCATGCCACTCCAATTGTTGAAATAAAAAATCTCAACTCTTTTCGAGCTGTACGAGCAGCTATTGAATTTGAGGAAACGCGTCAGATAAAACAATGGCAAAAAGATGGTGTTGAGATGGGCCCGGGCCAAAAAACAACGCGTGGATGGGATGATGATCAACTCGTGACTGTCCTTCAACGAGAAAAGGAAGATGCTCACGACTATCGCTACTTTCCTGAGCCAGATCTCGTCCCTGTGCACGTTAATAACGAATGGATTGATCAGGTGGCGAGTGAACTTCCAGAACTTCCTATTCAACGCAGGCTCCGCTATCAGGATAGTTATGGACTTCCCAAGAAAGATGCCGCAGCACTGACAGGCGATTATGAGCTGTGTTGCTATTTTGAGACCTGTACAGAAGTCACACTTGAGCAGGTTGGTTCTTTGAAAGAGGCTGAAGCGGCTCAAACTGTTGCGAAGTGGCTTCTTAACGCTGGCGCTAAACGAGCGAATGAGACTGGGCAGCAGATCCATGAACTCGGCATCACTTCAAAACAGATGAGCCAGATCATTGCGCTTCGTCAGCAGGATGACATTGGCTCAAGTGCTGCGAACGCTTTATTCATACTGCTCTGTGAAAAAGACGAAGACGCCCAGACGATTGCAGAACAAAATGGTCTGCTTCAAGTCAAAGATGATTCCCAGCTTGAATCTTGGATCGATACCGCCATTCAGCAGCAGCCGCAGGCAGCAGCAGACTTTAGTGAAGGAAAAGATGCTGCTATGGGCCGCTTGGTTGGGGCCATTATGAAAGAGAGCAAGGGCCAAGCTGATGCCAAGGTTGTCTCTGCAAAACTACGTGAGCGACTACGTTCCTAGTCAACGACAAAGAAATTAGCTTGAAGGTTGAGATGGAAGCGATTCATTCGCGTCGACGCGCGTGCGTACGTTATCTAAGACATTCATAAAGTTGATGTATGCATCGTATGGGCTGTCATAAGGACTAAAATATTTGTGTACATCTCCATCTGACCAATACTTTGTGCACATGTAGTAAAGGTGGTCGGATGTTGTTAGCTTTCGCCAGTCTTCCAAGATATGTGTGTCACCGGATTTATGCCTTGCCTTCACCAAGCCTTCGAGCTTAAATAACTCTGTGGCGGCGTTCTGTTGCATTTCATTACCTAACCATGCAGACAAGTCTCGCTCCGTATCTGCCCAAGATGTCACTTCTGGAACATCATAGGTGCCAATTGGTTCAGCACGTTTTAACGCTTCGCTGGTGGTGGCAAAATCATTCTTGCCTGGATTGAAATCAAAAACTTTTTCTGGCAAAGAGTCGAGGAAGTCAAAAATGCCTGAGTCTTCCCATTGGTGCTCACCGAATGTCTCGTAGTCCATAAAGAGATTACAGAGATAACCGTCACCATTAATTTGGTTAACCCATTCTGCAAAGCGCTCAGCCTTAAGTGGCCATTCAGACCACTCTTTATTTGAGAATCGGAATGCGATGTCATCACTAAGTTGGTAGTTTTTCAAGAGCACTTTAAGTGGAGCCGCCGCCGGATCATTTCCCCACTTAGGCGGCACATAAATATAGTTCGGTGATCGATAGCCCAAATATCTTTCAACACCTTCACACAACATCGCATCATAAGTGCCTAGCTCTGCAACGGTCTCAGCGAGCGCATTCGAATAGGTCAGCTCAGTATTCCGAAAAACTTTGGGCTGAACACCAAACAACTTCATCAATTGCGCTTCGTGCAAATGCACTTGCTCGTAGAACTCCTCTTTCGAATACAAGAAGGCGAGCGAGTGATGTGATGTTTCTCCAATGATTTCGCAAGCACCTGTCGCAACCAACTCTTGCATCATCTCAATGAGATCTGGGCACCACATCTGCCATTGTTCCAACACGACTCCAGATAACGAAAAGGACACCCGAAAACGGCCTTCATGGCGTTTCACCAAATCAATTAGCTTGGCAGTTGTCGGCCGATAGCACTTATTCGCAACCTTCTCACAAATAGCCTGATTTGCATCATTGTCGAAGTAGAACGGGTCATGGCTAAACACTGAATAGTGCCGTAAGCGATAGGGTTGATGAACTTGGAAGTAGAAGCAGATGGAGGCCATGGGTTTGCTCCGAGGTGATTATGTGGCAATTGAGCCATTCTACAGGGGATTACGTGTCATGTTCTCCACATCAGCGGCGTCTGAGTGCCAACCTTCCCGGATGACCTGTATCATCCCGACCATGACACAGACTCCGCTTGCCTCTCGTATTGCCGAAGTTGCGCTACTTCACGGTGATTTCACTCTCCGTAGTGGCCGGAAAAGCTCGTACTATCTGGATAAGTACCTTTTCTCAACACAACCAGACATCCTCTCCAAACTTGGGCCGATGTTTGCCCAGCATATTCCACCATCAGCAACGTTGCTGGCTGGATCAGAGTTAGGAGGCATTCCACTGGTCACTGCTGCCTCACTGGCATCGGGATTACCCAGCCTCTTTATACGCAACCAGAAAAAAACATATGGCACTGCGAAACAGATGGAGGGGCGTGTTTGTGATTCTGATCGAGTTGTGATTGTTGAAGATGTTGTGACATCCGGGGGTCAGGTACTGGAAGCAGCAGAAGTAATCGCTGCCACTGGCGCTGAGATTGTCCTCATTCTTGCGACCATCGATCGAATGGAGGGAGGACGTGAAAACATCGAGCAAGCTGGATATAAGTTCGATACGTTATTCACAACGAAAGATCTTGGTGTAAGCCAAAATCAATAATGAAGCTATCGATCTATTGAGTAGCTAGTTTTTTCGATCATTAATAATGCTACGCATTGCCTTCGCAGCGATCGAAACAGTGTTGTCATCTGATTTCACAAGATCAATCAGTGCTTCATTTTGCTCTGTAGTAACAGAATTGAGATTGTTGTACACATTCAAGAGAATTCCAAGTTGGACCATTGGTTCTTTTGAAAGCACAGATTCACTAACAAGTGGGCGGCTTATCTGACCCTCATTTAAAATAGATAACAGCCATCCCCGTGCGACCGGAGACTGCCTTCTAAAAGACTCTAAAACTACTGTGGTTGCATGTTCGAGTGTCTCATCGGCAATATTCTTAAGTCGACCATCCGCTTTGTCTGACTCCGCATTGAGCAACTGAGAAAGGATCGCCAGCATTACGGGGGCCTGCGAATCATCCGAGCTCTTGAGCTTTTTGATGACTTCATCAAACCAGGCTTCCGTTGGCAATATTCCATCGATGCGTAAGGGTTGACTCGTTGCAACGCTGCCAAGCACACCGGGCCAATAGGTCAGCTGAACGCCATTACTGGTATTTGCCTCACTGACAAAGAAATTCGTGAAACCCCTCGCGCTTATAGAAACACCCTCTGACATCATTTGATTTATTATTTGGCCAATTTTGGTCATATTCAAATTCAACTTCAACACAAGTTTTTCTTGCGGCTCTAGCCGAAGCCGTCGCCCGACGTCTAGGATGAGTGGTGCCAGTTGATCGAAGTTTCTATAGGTGCTTCTCACCGTCATATCTAAAAGTAAATCTGGTTGCAGTGGCTCTAGATCACCAATCGCAATTGGAAAGTCTGCCTTGTTTATAATCTCGACTAAGAACACTGGCGACTCGAATGGTTGAATTGGCGATTTCTCTGGCCGCACTCGGAATGTCATGAGCTGTGTTGGATCACTTGTGGCATAGTCAATAATTTTAGGTAAAGCTTGAGCCAGTGCATTGAGGCGGTTTGCGGTCTCGTTGATCGGTGTGCGTTGCCCAAGAATATTCCAGAGTTCTGAAGCAGCCATCAAACCCAAGATTGATCCTGCTCGCTCACGCGCAACTGCAAGAAAACCCTGAGCTGCCTTCTGTGTGTTTCCTTGTTCTTTGTCGATGACCGCTATGCCATAAGTAGCAAATGAATCACCTTCGGCAATCTTACTTAATAATTCCCTCGCCTTTGCTTGATCGCCACTTCGTAATGCCAGCCATCCAGCGAATCGATCGCTAGCCTGAGCATTAAGTTGCCCGGCATCCATGACGCGCTTAATGAGCGCACTTGCCTGACTAAGATCACTATCCGTCAACAAGAGAAGCCAAGCCCATTCCAGCTCTAATTGAGAAACAACAGCGATGAATGTGTTTTCATTAACACCCACCCCATCTTTCGATGCAGCCTCTTTAACCTCTTCGATTCTCTTTTTAGAGGTATAACCGAGAGCAATTGCTGCGTCCTTTTTTGACTGCTTGCTCCCCATCTGCGAGGCAACCGCGAGACGAATGCCACACAGCGCTGGAGACAGATCCGAAATTTCTTGGTCCTGCCCGACGAGTGCATTGCGTTTCTTGCCCTGGTCAATTCTGTCGATCCAATTCAGGACTTCGTCCGGACTCTTGCCTCCCCATGTCGCTAATACGAACTCCGTAAAAAAATCGTCTTGGAATATCGCTCCCTGATTCCGCAGAGATATCGCATTTCTTTCAATGATTTCATATATTCGGGATGCGCCTAGATAGGCACCTTTCTCGAGCAATAAACGGCCTACTTGTACCTGGGCCTGAAGATCTGCTGGATCTGCTCGCACCATACTCAACAGTAACTCTGCTTCGCCAATTGGATCGTCGGTGTTATCTTGATAAAACGTCGACGCACGAACAAGCGCTTCGCGATACGAAGGATCTGCTGCTATTGATTCCCCAAGCCACTGCGCGTAGGCATCATGATCTCCGACACGTTGGTGAAGGATTGCCAGATCAAGTGCGAGACGAGAGGCGATCGGCGTAGAGAGGCTTCCTCGCGTCGGTTGGCTAAGGAGACTTTGATATGCCTCGATTCGCTCAGTCGCAGTGTTGAGCTTTGACATATAAGTATCGAAGATCATAAGTGACAGGACATCATTGTCTGGTTCTAGGTCATGCAGCTTGGCTAGTGACTCCTGCGATCTCTTTACGTCCTCAGCCAACAACGAAAGTTCTAGGCGTTGTCGCCAGATTTCTTTATCCTCTGGAGATAGTTCAATCGCTACATCAATGAGTGCCTGTGCCGCTTTAATGTCATCAACCACAAGCGCTGGCACCGAAGCCATCTCTGTCGCCAGTACAGTGATTGCATTACCCATTCGCTGCTCAACACTCTGTTGGGCTTGGATGGATGTATTGAGCCCGGTGATGGCAACAATCATCAGAACAAGTGGTAGGTGACGCGATAAACAGCCTGCTAGTTGGATTGGCATTTTTTTCACAAAGTGGTGGCCTCATGGCCTAGAGTTCGGGCTGTTTCAATTGAGAGGTCGCTGGGGACCATGAACACTGTAGGAGAGGCATTCCGTACCGGCAAACGAGGCCCAGATACAGTAACTGGAGCCAAACTGGGCTTGGGATAGCCCGAACCCAGAAGAAAGTGGCTTCTGTTCGATACGATTTGTTTCTAGGGCGATATAATCTCATGCCTTAGACCTGTACCCCCACCCGTGGTCGGTTCCAGCCTAGATGGTATCCGCAACAGATTGCTTGGCCACGTATGGGACAACAAGAGGTCTTTGGTGACGAAGCCACAGATCCCTCTCAATCGGCCTGGGCTTGTACGGAATGGAGTTGTTGACGTTATGCGCTGTGACTGCTTGCTCTTAATTTTCACAATACTCGTGACGAGTGGTTTTGCCGCTCAAGGACATGCGCAACTCCAAGGCATTAACGACCTAACGACAAATGTCACTTTTTCAGATGCAGATCTTGCCAGGATCGAAGCTTATACGAGCCAACTCACCGCGCAATTGGCTGCTTCTGATTCAACGCCAACTCAGCGGATCACCGCACGGGCCGAACTGCTAGAGCCACTTTCATCGATACGACTGACGCCTGCATTCCGATCGAGTTATTCAAAATCAATCCGGCCGAAATTAAGAGCAA is a window encoding:
- a CDS encoding DUF1080 domain-containing protein, producing the protein MTKQLPLVLLAIVLFSSGVHGQQPSEHTQPGLSIRVYEIGHQMDKLRALVPGQTPNVSRIVDSLDYRGEDGPFEGYEDHFLIIADGFLIIDKPGQYGFELASDDGAALFLNGRKIIDNDFEHATEVKRVDVELEKGMHEILVRYFQSTGGKDLWLSWRPPGETDFEVIPSTALRAPAGEVRVTSPGRKRLIESLGRGRPGDLQPLTGVHPSYDIVSVRPKNLTPKVGGIDWLSDGRMVICTWDPDGAVYLLDGVTADNSQDISFKKIASGLAEPLGLSVVDDRIFVLQKQELTELSDTNGDDIIDDYWTTCSGWPVSANFHEFAFGLVPDGRDFIATLAIAIDPGGRSTQPQAPDRGTAVRLQRNGNYKVVAEGLRTPNGLGRGSGQNIYIADNQGDWVPVSKIVKLEDGAFYGSQAVLGDAAAHREVSPPVVWLPQGEIGNSPTEIILIPNGPYAGQMAHGDVTHGGLKRVFVEQIGDVEQGAVFRFTQGLEGGSNRVSVGPDGGIYVGGIGSTGNWGQEGKKWYGLDRLRSNDTIAFEMLAVRAMSNGLELEFTEPIAEFVGDSPQHYVATQYRYEPTEEYGGPKIDERLLPIKSANVSEDRRKVFIELDEMEAGSVIHMRLVGPWKSNGDKEPWTTEAWYTMNKIPEDRSGHVQANNTGDTMNQLTEREQAEGWKLLFDGHTTKGWRGYQSQEMPGGWTVEDGTLVLTGSGGDIVTEEVFGNFELSVDWMVEPGGNSGIFYRGKETEPAIYFTAPEMQVLDNQRHTDGENPLTSAGSAYGLYAPQWDHSYPAGAWNRARIVVQGGNVEHWLNGEKLLAFDMKSEEFANLKANSKFKDWSNFAVADEGHIALQDHGDRVAYRNIKLRPLPAK
- a CDS encoding peptidylprolyl isomerase produces the protein MTAYPQALIKTDKGDITIELWNDVAPGHVDNFLKLTNDGFYNDLIFHRIISNFMIQGGCPSGTGTGGPGWTIDAEFNDREHVEGTLSMARSSDPNSAGSQFFVCLGREHCQHLDGSYTAFGQVVDGIEVVRVIGAVDTDHQDRPMEPIHIESVTAIEAE
- a CDS encoding peptidylprolyl isomerase: MSISIALVFTYLSTLAQPLVAERLYNGLDRPVIVQMTAPTGSELVLLNGDGSLISGPMPIQSDRMDISKEMPEVWALERAAYLQLIINGQASGSPLVLEPLRSRMVPQVTKQLRPDGETSYQRIDQWKDEAATDSGSSETEENNDPVGGQADSEKGTTSTGAMISGLRIYPERDVKLNTSEGEIVLQLRPDAAPNTSWNFRQLVDGGFYRLIPFHRIVPLTRDGHGFVIQAGDPTGTGEGGPGYWLPIEPSTLPHDFGVISMARADEPDSAGSQIFICLSREGTARLDGQYASFGEAVQGGNVIVSISKTNLEDPATGRPETPPMILDAVLIDSPAREPGIIRKPISKPIPEE
- the gatB gene encoding Asp-tRNA(Asn)/Glu-tRNA(Gln) amidotransferase subunit GatB, which gives rise to MTAVKTTQLMVGMEIHVELATRTKMFSRSANLAHPDYYGADPNTLLDPVVAGLPGALPVMNRRAVEMSMMVGKALDCEISTISKWDRKNYFYPDLPKGYQISQFDQPLCLNGHLEMTRSDGSLKRVGIIRAHLEEDTGKLGHETPDGVKHDGSLVDLNRAGTPLLEIVTEPDLTSADDAVLFAQELRNICCFLGVTGGIMQRGHMRFEPNINVIITTDDGIEHATPIVEIKNLNSFRAVRAAIEFEETRQIKQWQKDGVEMGPGQKTTRGWDDDQLVTVLQREKEDAHDYRYFPEPDLVPVHVNNEWIDQVASELPELPIQRRLRYQDSYGLPKKDAAALTGDYELCCYFETCTEVTLEQVGSLKEAEAAQTVAKWLLNAGAKRANETGQQIHELGITSKQMSQIIALRQQDDIGSSAANALFILLCEKDEDAQTIAEQNGLLQVKDDSQLESWIDTAIQQQPQAAADFSEGKDAAMGRLVGAIMKESKGQADAKVVSAKLRERLRS
- a CDS encoding glycoside hydrolase family 57 protein, translated to MASICFYFQVHQPYRLRHYSVFSHDPFYFDNDANQAICEKVANKCYRPTTAKLIDLVKRHEGRFRVSFSLSGVVLEQWQMWCPDLIEMMQELVATGACEIIGETSHHSLAFLYSKEEFYEQVHLHEAQLMKLFGVQPKVFRNTELTYSNALAETVAELGTYDAMLCEGVERYLGYRSPNYIYVPPKWGNDPAAAPLKVLLKNYQLSDDIAFRFSNKEWSEWPLKAERFAEWVNQINGDGYLCNLFMDYETFGEHQWEDSGIFDFLDSLPEKVFDFNPGKNDFATTSEALKRAEPIGTYDVPEVTSWADTERDLSAWLGNEMQQNAATELFKLEGLVKARHKSGDTHILEDWRKLTTSDHLYYMCTKYWSDGDVHKYFSPYDSPYDAYINFMNVLDNVRTRVDANESLPSQPSS
- the pyrE gene encoding orotate phosphoribosyltransferase, which encodes MTQTPLASRIAEVALLHGDFTLRSGRKSSYYLDKYLFSTQPDILSKLGPMFAQHIPPSATLLAGSELGGIPLVTAASLASGLPSLFIRNQKKTYGTAKQMEGRVCDSDRVVIVEDVVTSGGQVLEAAEVIAATGAEIVLILATIDRMEGGRENIEQAGYKFDTLFTTKDLGVSQNQ